In Sorghum bicolor cultivar BTx623 chromosome 10, Sorghum_bicolor_NCBIv3, whole genome shotgun sequence, one genomic interval encodes:
- the LOC8068765 gene encoding pectate lyase yields the protein MAVTAVVTRRPLSILFYIILAAVAATTAAAAETPTDAAIDAAYAQLVNVTANQEYWAERAEVAHAYNRAAYESDPVGVMDRFNDGVRRAMETSTPTRSRSRSLAHKARGGPCTATNPIDQCWRCRGDWARNRKRLARCGMGFGHRTTGGLAGRIYVVTDPSDEPANLVVPRKGTLRYAVIQDRPLWITFARDMVINLCRELLVTSDKTIDGRGAQVHVVGAQITLQNVRNVILHNLHIHDAAPRGGGVIRDSKHHWGLRGESDGDGVSVMGSSDIWIDHVSMRSCADGLVDVVDGSTAVTISNGHFTRHDHVMLFGASDAAVKDKAMQVTVAFNHFGKGLVQRMPRCRHGFFHVVNNDYTHWLMYAIGGSQNPTIISQGNRFRAVDDGRFKEVTKREYTPYSEYKDWVWKSQDDLFLNGAFFNQSGGENERRFDRLDLIQAKGGQYAELLTRYAGALNCRVGKKC from the coding sequence ATGGCGGTCACCGCCGTCGTGACGAGGAGACCCCTGTCCATCCTCTTCTACATCATCCTCGCCGCCGTGGctgccaccaccgccgccgccgcggagacGCCGACGGACGCCGCCATCGACGCGGCGTACGCGCAGCTCGTCAACGTCACCGCCAACCAGGAGTACTGGGCGGAGCGCGCCGAGGTGGCGCACGCGTACAACCGCGCGGCGTACGAGAGCGACCCCGTGGGCGTGATGGATCGCTTCAACGACGGCGTGCGCAGGGCCATGGAGACGTCGACGCCGACGCGGTCCCGGTCCCGGTCCCTGGCGCACAAGGCACGGGGTGGCCCCTGCACGGCGACCAACCCGATCGACCAGTGCTGGCGTTGCCGCGGCGACTGGGCGCGCAACCGCAAGCGGCTCGCCAGGTGCGGCATGGGCTTCGGCCACCGGACCACCGGCGGGCTCGCCGGCAGGATCTACGTGGTGACCGACCCCAGCGACGAGCCCGCCAACCTCGTCGTCCCCAGGAAAGGCACGCTCCGGTACGCCGTGATCCAGGACCGCCCGCTGTGGATCACGTTCGCGCGCGACATGGTGATCAACCTCTGCAGGGAGCTGCTGGTGACCAGCGACAAGACCATCGACGGGCGCGGCGCGCAGGTGCACGTCGTGGGCGCGCAGATCACGCTGCAGAACGTGCGGAACGTGATCCTCCACAACCTCCACATCCACGACGCCGccccgcgcggcggcggcgtgatCAGGGACTCGAAGCACCACTGGGGCCTCCGCGGGGAGAGCGACGGCGACGGGGTCTCCGTGATGGGGTCCAGCGACATCTGGATCGACCACGTGTCGATGCGGAGCTGCGCCGACGGGCTGGTGGACGTGGTGGACGGCTCCACCGCCGTGACCATCTCCAACGGCCACTTCACCAGGCACGACCACGTGATGCTGTTCGGTGCCAGCGACGCCGCCGTCAAGGACAAGGCGATGCAGGTCACCGTGGCGTTCAACCACTTCGGAAAGGGGCTGGTGCAGCGGATGCCGCGCTGCCGCCATGGCTTCTTCCACGTGGTGAACAACGACTACACGCACTGGCTCATGTACGCCATCGGCGGCAGCCAGAACCCtaccatcatcagccaggggaaCCGGTTCCGCGCCGTCGACGACGGGAGGTTCAAGGAGGTGACCAAGAGGGAGTACACGCCGTACAGCGAGTACAAGGACTGGGTGTGGAAGTCGCAGGACGACCTGTTCCTCAATGGGGCCTTCTTCAACCAGTCCGGCGGCGAGAACGAGCGCCGGTTCGACAGGCTCGACCTCATCCAGGCCAAGGGCGGACAGTACGCCGAGTTGCTCACGAGGTACGCCGGCGCGCTCAACTGCCGCGTCGGCAAGAAGTGCTAG
- the LOC8070728 gene encoding pectate lyase, whose product MAAVILRSRRRHHLSVLFCAVVLAAAAQASSSNNNNVTSDEVYWAERAEAARSRNRAAYVSDPVAAMNRFNADVLRATTRRALARYSGPCMATNPIDRCWRCRSDWAADRKRLARCARGFGHRTTGGAAGKLYVVTDPSDDEMIVPRKGTLRHAVIQDRPLWIVFARDMVIRLRQELIVTSDKTIDGRGAQVHVVGAQVTLQSVHDVILHNLHIHDAVAHSGGMIRDSKRHTGMRTRSDGDGISVLSSSNVWIDHVSMSRCADGLIDVVNGSTAITVSNSHFTHHDHVMLFGASNDNPQDEVMQITVAFNHFGRGLVQRMPRCRYGFFHVVNNDYTHWIMYAIGGNKNPTIISQGNRFIAPDDPNAKEVTKREYTAYKDYKEWVWKSQGDVMMNGAFFNESGGQNERKYDELDFIPAKHGRYVGQLTRFAGPLKCIVGQPC is encoded by the coding sequence atggcggccgtAATACTaaggagccgccgccgccaccacctgtCCGTTCTCTTCTGCGCCGTCGTCCTCGCCGCCGCGGCGCAGGCATCCAGTAGTAATAATAACAACGTCACCTCCGACGAGGTTTACTGGGCGGAGCGCGCCGAGGCGGCCCGGTCCCGCAACCGCGCCGCCTACGTGAGCGACCCCGTGGCGGCCATGAACCGCTTCAACGCCGACGTGCTGAGGGCGACGACGCGGCGCGCCCTGGCGAGGTACAGCGGGCCGTGCATGGCGACCAACCCCATCGACCGGTGCTGGCGCTGCCGCTCCGACTGGGCGGCGGACCGGAAGCGCCTTGCGCGGTGCGCGCGCGGGTTCGGGCACAGGACCACCGGCGGCGCGGCCGGCAAGCTGTACGTGGTGACCGACCCGAGCGACGACGAGATGATCGTCCCGCGGAAGGGCACGCTCCGGCACGCCGTGATCCAGGACCGGCCGCTGTGGATCGTGTTCGCGCGCGACATGGTGATCCGGCTGCGGCAGGAGCTGATCGTGACCAGCGACAAGACCATCGACGGGCGCGGCGCGCAGGTGCACGTCGTGGGCGCGCAGGTGACGCTGCAGAGCGTGCACGACGTGATCCTCCACAACCTCCACATCCACGACGCCGTGGCGCACTCCGGCGGCATGATCCGGGACTCGAAGCGGCACACGGGGATGCGCACGCGGAGCGACGGCGACGGCATCTCCGTGCTGTCGTCCAGCAACGTGTGGATCGACCACGTCTCCATGTCGAGGTGCGCCGACGGGCTCATCGACGTGGTGAACGGGTCGACGGCGATCACGGTGTCCAACAGCCACTTCACGCACCACGACCACGTGATGCTGTTCGGCGCCAGCAACGACAACCCGCAGGACGAGGTGATGCAGATCACGGTGGCGTTCAACCACTTCGGCAGAGGGCTGGTGCAGCGGATGCCGCGGTGCCGGTACGGGTTCTTCCACGTGGTGAACAACGACTACACGCACTGGATCATGTACGCCATCGGCGGGAACAAGAACCCcaccatcatcagccaggggaaCCGGTTCATCGCCCCCGACGATCCCAACGCCAAGGAGGTGACCAAGAGGGAGTACACGGCGTACAAGGACTACAAGGAGTGGGTGTGGAAGTCGCAGGGAGACGTCATGATGAACGGCGCCTTCTTCAACGAGTCCGGCGGGCAGAACGAGCGCAAGTACGACGAGCTCGACTTCATCCCGGCCAAGCACGGCCGCTACGTCGGCCAGCTCACGCGCTTCGCCGGACCACTCAAGTGCATCGTCGGCCAGCCGTGCTAG
- the LOC8068767 gene encoding BTB/POZ and MATH domain-containing protein 1, giving the protein MPASKTVSTSAAETDLGTHVFHVVGYSHQKAICAHKDTSILSGRFSVGGHEWALVLVADIYNDDHPDCVAISLLLDPFAAPGVLASFELRLVNQSTGLPFTVHKEAPMVFDDNNDMAATCWIKRSLLESPTYLQNDRLTVECIVTVIKERLVSKTKSLPRIEVPPPNMAENFGSLLETDLGADVTFSVGDETFKAHKIVLATRSPVFKAELYGPMKEEGMKPITIKDMQPDVFRALLRFIYTDSLPPLDDLEADDHSEMIRHLLVAADRYAIERLKLICQSFLCENLNVQTVATTLALADQHNCDILKDACIDFITCSNEMDGLLSSQGYKNLKRTCPAVVIDVFEKTSKFRKA; this is encoded by the coding sequence ATGCCGGCCTCGAAGACGGTGTCGACGAGCGCCGCGGAGACGGATCTAGGCACGCACGTGTTTCACGTCGTCGGCTACAGCCACCAAAAGGCCATCTGCGCTCACAAGGATACTAGCATCCTGTCCGGCCGTTTCTCCGTCGGCGGCCATGAATGGGCCTTGGTTCTTGTGGCTGATATCTACAacgacgaccaccctgattgcgTCGCAATTTCGCTCCTCTTGGACCCTTTTGCCGCGCCGGGGGTACTGGCGTCCTTCGAGCTGAGGTTGGTCAACCAGAGCACTGGGTTGCCCTTCACGGTGCACAAGGAGGCACCGATGGTGTTCGATGACAATAATGACATGGCAGCTACTTGCTGGATAAAAAGGAGCCTGTTAGAATCGCCAACATACCTCCAGAATGATCGCCTCACAGTTGAATGTATTGTCACTGTTATCAAAGAACGACTGGTCTCTAAAACCAAATCACTTCCCAGAATCGAAGTGCCACCACCTAACATGGCTGAGAATTTTGGTAGTCTGTTGGAAACAGACTTGGGAGCGGATGTCACATTCAGTGTGGGAGATGAGACTTTCAAGGCACACAAGATTGTCCTTGCCACACGGTCACCTGTGTTCAAAGCTGAGCTCTATGGGCCTATGAAAGAGGAAGGAATGAAGCCTATAACCATCAAAGATATGCAACCAGATGTTTTCAGGGCCTTGCTGCGTTTCATCTATACCGACTCTTTACCTCCGTTGGATGATCTTGAGGCAGATGATCATAGTGAAATGATCCGTCACTTGCTTGTGGCTGCGGATCGATATGCCATCGAGAGGCTAAAGCTCATTTGCCAAAGCTTTCTTTGTGAAAATCTTAATGTGCAGACCGTGGCAACCACTCTGGCTTTAGCTGACCAGCATAATTGTGACATATTGAAGGATGCTTGCATTGATTTTATCACCTGTTCAAATGAGATGGATGGTTTGCTGTCAAGTCAAGGTTACAAGAATCTGAAAAGAACCTGTCCTGCTGTTGTGATAGATGTGTTTGAGAAGACAAGCAAGTTTCGTAAGGCGTGA